A segment of the Zingiber officinale cultivar Zhangliang chromosome 8B, Zo_v1.1, whole genome shotgun sequence genome:
AAGTAGTTCTCAAAAGttaaaacaaatgaaaacaagACCAATAAAATGAAATACCAGAACACTTCTGCTGTTATGAGCTATGTTCAGGTGATAAACAATTCCATACTGGAAGATCAAGAAACGTAGAGCCAAGATAATCTCTAGCATTCGACCACGGATACTTGTGCTCTTTAAGTGTTCGTGTTCAGTTTCCCACCAGGATTCCCAACTCCTATCCACTGCAATCCCAATTCCCCCACGGTTTCCCATCCATTTCTTCCAGTCTGTCCAATCATCAACGGTTTTCTGCCACTCAAATCCAGACGGATTGAATATAAAAGGAGCAAACAACCATGACACAACCAAGAACCACATAGACATTGTGACAAACAGGTATAAAGATGAACTTCGGTATGAATGCCCATATACTTCATATACAACCAAGAGAATCATTAGTTCCAATCCTTTCACAAAGTGGCTGCGTGAGTACATACGGTAATTGTCAGCAAACTTAGCATGAAATACCACAAAACCACGACCAGTGGCACTATATTTTGCACCTCCATGCAGTATTGTCCTTCCAAAATAATGGGCTTTAGTACCAAGCTGGAATGTAAAGAAAACAGAAGCCAATTGCAGTTGCATTATTATAAATTCACCAATAGCCGTCCGAAATCCCTTTTCCAAACCAACTTCCATTACCATAGGAAGAACAAGCAATAAGCCCAGCTGAAAGACTGACTGTGAAgcaagagcattttcaaggggCTTGTTGTTTTGCTGAATGCGCGGATCCTCCAGAATTGACTTTTCCAGTCCACTCATGACTAAGTATAACCGCCCATATAGGAAGACATAGACGGTAAGAACAGTTATCTGGAAAAGATCGATCCAGGCATCATGAAACAATTAACTTCAAAAGGGAAGTCAAACTCAATATCACTGTGCTATTGTCCAACATCACATTCTATGGTAAACCACCAGTAACTTGAGAAAAAACATAAACAGGAAAGAAGAAAATGAGCGCAAATTTTGATTTCTTGAAGAAATATAGGCGTCTACATAATAAGTGGAGCGCAATCCAAGATCTGTGAGAACTTTCCTTAGATGTGTCGTGGTATGGAATTAACAACAGCAATTTTGTAAGCAATCAGCTTTGTTCCACACAGTGAATTGCAACATTAACAAGAGTAATAGAGGTAAACTTATTTAATTCATCATAAACTATAATAGTAAACAGATACTGGTAAATTGCTCACCATGCTGCTAAAATAGAAGCCCACAGTGGTGAAGTAGAAGGACAACATCCTATAGAAGTCAAATCTACGGCCCAAGCGATAAACATCACGGCTCAATGTTTGTTCCCCATTTCCCTTAGAGACTTTTGCCTCAAAAATGGAAATTTGATTCAGTCCAACATCACGCCCTTTACCTACTTGCATATATTCATGATGTGTAACATTTCCTCCACGTAAAGTTGAGTTAAATCCTGGAAATCATCAAATATCAGAAATACCGAAACACAGATAGTCCAGTGCGGCAAGgataatattttttgaaattaattgacaTGTACATTTCAAAATCTCACCTGAAAAAATATCTTCACtcaaatttatgatttttgaagCTTTACTTATGCCACCTCTAGTAAGGTGAAAAATTCTATCAAAAATATCTGGATGGCCATAATGGAAACGAACCCTggcaaaaaatttaattttgttagaGCTTTACCAAAAAACTATGCAATATGTACATATTTAAAGAATAAGAATGAGAACCATCTAGTCACTTTCACAAACAGCAAGCAgggcaaaaattatttttttaggtGGGTTAAGATGACAAGAATAATTTATTTTGATCGATACCTACCAACACTTCGTAACTGAGAGAACCTAATCATTGCAGATACAGATGCACAATTGttgaagaaagaagcaaactgTAATTGTATGCCATAATGAAAAATCAGATGCTTATGCGAACAAGACTAAATACAGCTATCTAATTTTTAGTATTGCACATACCCATATATTTTTGGACATAGGTGATTTATAAATACAAACCATATATTTGGACACAGGTAATATTTACACTAGCCATACTTGAGAGGGTTTGCCAGAATCCTTTGGCCGATAGTCACAAAGCTCGTCTCTTGGTTGGACATGAACCAAGCAAGTGAAGAAACACTATAAATGAAGACATTAAAGAGAAAATTAGTTGATAAAATCCCAAAGAACTTCATATCTTAACAAATTGCAAGTCCAACTGTAGTATTCACAATGAAATGAAATATCAACCAAAACACAACCTTCCAGTGAAAATATGCTCTCGTAGACCCAGTATTGTGGGTGGATGTTTCTGATACTTGGGTCTTAAAAACTCACCCAAAACATTTCTGATCTTGAATGCTTCTTCAAGATAATTatcctaaaaattaaaatagtgAGTCGAATCTTCTGAAACAATGAATGAACAAAAGTGAGCTACCTGATTCATATCAATGGTCTGAAGTGCTTCTCCTCGAGTGAAAATTATTGCATGATTCTGGTTCTCTGGTTTCCCTTCACCAATATCTGTTGGCTTACCAGGGAGTTTGATACGGTAAATTTCCTGAGATGaacaatatataaaaaaaatcacaataaGCATAGAACAATCAGATTATGTACTAGCTATCACTACATATACCTTATCATGAAATATACCAAACTTCGTAAGAAGTAAATGCATCTATAAAAAATCAATGATCCTCAGAAAACAAACAATTGTAAAAATGAAAATGgtataaagataatgaaaaacTAATTGGTTGATGGAATTTCAAATGAACAAACAAATGCATACATTATAAGATTTGCCTTCTTAATGATGACTTTCAGGTTCAAGGGAAGGAAATTACTTGATTATGGCAACTGGTCGGCCCTTAACCATATTGATTGTGAATTTAACCTTCTTCTATCTCTATCACAAAGAAGCACATTGGCCATTCACTGTTTCTAACAATGCATACAGATCTGCCTCCAGGTCAATTAGTGCACAATGAAATAAGAAAATCAGTATATGCATGCACATTTCACTTGGTTCAGAACACTAACAAATTATTACAGATATTGATATTCTTTTTCTAGTCCGCCTCTCTGTTATTAATTGAGATCcacttttaattaaaaaattgggATCCAATTATGTCGTCCTCAAATCAAATAATTCCAAGGTACAATCACAGAACTCAATCTGAATACCCTTTTATACACTATTTTCTGTTTGGTATCAGGGTTCCAGTTCaagaaatttcagaaatataGAAGGAAGAACCAAGAACTAACAGAAGGTATTTAAAGGCATGTGATGAGGATTATGCATAAACATATCACCTGCAATGTTGATATTGTATTATATAATCACCTATGTAAATATTATGGAACAACCATAAAGAAACGAATATCCATGAAATAAatttcatgatctttaaaataaaGATTAGACCATGTGTTCGAGCAGTTTGAACTTTGAAGACAAACTACCTCATCAAATTTATCACCGCCTTTAACAAGAACAGAATAATAGCATTTCTGAGTTTTGTTGTCCACAGTTTCTTCAGCTTCGTCTATGTAAGCAACACGTAGTGAATGGTGGCTGCAGTATATTTATGGGATTTAAAAAATGAATTTGTTaacgaaataataaaaaaactgtTTATTAAACAATATACTGGATTACTTCAACATGAGGTTGAGTATATTAGTGTAGCAACTTCTGTCCCTAGCTTCAGTAGATTTTTTCTGTAGTCCATAGACCTGGCATGAAACAACATAAGTAAATTTCATATCAGCAATAGCCAGTGCACGTGCTAGTATATGGTCCTGATTATTCTCATCTGGTGAGTAAGTCCTGAAGCCACCCAAGATATCTGCAAGTAAATACCATTCTTGAATGAAATGTGCATTTTTAAGGAGTGcgaacatattttgaaaaatgattgTGACATGACAACATGTAAGCAAAAACTAACCACGATCCTTTGCAGTATCCAGGAAGCACTGAAGCCTAAGAGCACGTCTGTAATACATCATTCCTCTcactaaaaaaaaacaaaggctcTTAAATGTTAAAGAAATTACTCTATGCTTGGGCAAGCACTAATCACATTAGGCTGAGAATAAACCTGTTCTAGCAAGTGTTTGGCCTCTATAAGACACCCAATGACGCAATTCATCCATGTTATCACTATTGTCAAACTTTACTCGCTCAAGGAAGTTCTTCCACTCATCTTCAGAGCAATGTTAACAGAAATAGTTATAATCACCTATATCGGTAATAGAAAATTACATAGAAGTAATAACAAGCTCTATGCTGAGATTGCTTGAGGTCGGCTATTATCTCACCATAAAGCTATACATAAGATATGCATGACTTAAACTAAATAGATAAGACAATCTCTACCTGGATATATCTTCTGTAAGTAAAACAGTGTAGATATTCCATCCTCATTTTCCTTTTTAAGCTCCTCCTCAGAGTAAAGTACATCTTCTTTATAATAAGGTGTCAAGACACTGGATCAGGAAAGCACTATAAATAAGAACTATATtcaaaatagtaaaataataaggaaaaaaaatgaagaggAACCAAGTCAATCTGACTAATGCCTGGTGTAGCAAAAGCCTTGTGACAATCTAGAAACCAAATTTGTGTCCTGTTTTCTTCCACAAACAAGGCTTGTTAGAAATAATTGCATCAAGCCTATCACAGTGAAAAAGATTGCCAATGTCTTCTCAAGGGGAGTCCtagtcgaagaagatgaagaaacaaGTTTACAAGAAACATAACAATGTAGGTATTCAGCCAAGTCAAGATACAGCCGAAGTGTTATATTCTGGAGTTTATTTAGGGTATAGATAGTTGTAATTTGGGTTAATTGAGGGTTGAATTGATATGTTTAACAACTGATTTATGGTTTTTGTATAAGATTTGGGATTCATTAGGATTACTTACCAATTTCTGGTTGGTTTAGGTGGAGAacattttagggtttcataagaTGCAACTTGACCTCAAACTAGTGTCAGCCAAGTTAGAACTAAACCAAGTTGAATGGGGTCTAAACCAGCCTGTTTCAGGCAAAggcaaattaagttaggttttggtTGGGTAATAAACagcccctctcctcctctcctccctatCGCATGAACCCTTATCCTTCCTGTCTGATTTGGTAAACATTCTACTAGTAAAACTGTATCGACTGAAATTAGTAAGTGTAAACCAGAACAACACagtaaaaggaaaattattatATGCTAGTACCATAAAATCTCTGGGTACAAATTTACCTGAAAGAGAGCATGTTACGAACTTTTGGAGTTGGTGGCAAATCCATAAACAAGGAGTTAGCAAAAAAGGTGATGCGGCGTCGAGCATCCAAATTTATAGGCACATCTATTGCAGATTCCTTGATTGTTAATAGCAAATGGAGTCTATCCACCTATTAAATGATCCAAAGGAGGTAATTTATGAAAGCAATGCATGATCCTTTAGAAAAGCAAGCTGAAGATACAATCACCTTTTCCTTCCATGATGCATCTTccattagatttaggtttaagtttgagAATTTGGGTCTGTTTTCCACGGATGAAGTCCTGCCAAGCATAATTCATATGAAAGAGAAGCGATTAGAACTAAAATCTGCATTGATGATAAACTGTCAGCTATGTATTACCCATGTCCACTAGTCATCACATCTTGTGTAATAATCTCCATAATATCTTGCAATACAGTGACGATCTGTGATTCATATGATTCAACATCTTCATTATCACCTTTCTGAAGAAAACAGAAAATTGTTACAAGATATCCGTTGTGATTCATATCAGTTGTCTTCTGAGAAATattaggaagaaaatagaagataGAGGGCTGCACATGTACCAAAAGATTTAGCAGCTTTGCCAATTTGGCGCTCAGCAAGGGGAGTTCACTCATACGGAACTTAACCAGAAAATTATGCTCAGTAGTAATTGACAACTCCACGGCTTTACAGATATTGTCTATAAATCTGAAGATTGTACGGTATATTACATAATATTATATGGGAAAAGAGTATCTAACAGAAAAATATTAACAAGAGTGCATTTCTAGCTAACTGAAAATTCCTACAAATTGATAGTAAACTTCCATgttgcaaataaaaaaaattaactaaaatgaAAGAACAGTTTGCATACCGCTTTTCGTGTTCATCAATCAACAGTTCCTTAAGAATATCTCTTAATGTTTCATAGCATTCTATCACAGCCGAAATCATGTGTTTATCATGTTTTATCTTGTTTATTAATTCTTTGTCATCCTTTTTCTTGAAATCTTTCGCCATATCAAGGGCAATAGGAATCTGCTAATATTGACATGTTAAGATTAGTGGTCCACCAGAACAATCAAGTAAAAATCAAGGAGACAAACAGCTACAAAAGATGAATTTTTACCTTACTTGCAAGAAGAAATGGAGGCCACTGTACAACAGATATACCTCCGAAAGAATAAGGCACAAGCAAAAGATCCCTCTCCCTAAATAATGTCAAGAAACCAAATAAATATGTTGTTTACAACAATAGTCATTGAAAGCTAAGTCCAGTCTCATAAAATCACAACCTATTACTGATCAAATCTTCCTCCCTTAAAGAGCTGATGAATTCATTCCATATGTGAGAAAACTTGGCTATGTTCATCCTCTCCATCTGGTCCTGCAAATTCGAAGCTTGGATGGTAAGTAAAAGAAAATTGAAATTCCTTCTTGATTCAGAGGGTCTATTGAAGATAAGACAATGTATActtcaaatttaaaatcaaatttattaattTGTTCATCGGCCACATAATAGATCCCATAGTTGAAATGATGATTAGCATAATACCTTGCTATTCTTTTCATTTGGTGTTGGCATCAGGTTTTCAGTGAAAACTGATGGTACTGTTTCAAATCTAGACCTTAGCATCCCCAGTGTTCGGATCTATGGAAGGTCAACATGATGTAAGAATCCAATCTCAAAGAGGATAATTACTCTCCTTAGTAGTCTTATCAAAATATATTGTCAATACATGAAAGAAATAGAGATTCAAGAGATATAGTACGGATGTTGACATTTTTTATTTGAAGAGAACAAAGAAAAATCCTTACTTCACCTAGGTGGCTGAATGCCCCATGAATACCTCCAAAAATAGTCGAGAAAATAGCATACCATATTTGGGTGTCCATGAAATAAACCTAACAACTTGTAATGGTTATTGTAAGCAATGAAATGAACACAAAAATAGAGGTAGCAGAAATGCATACCAAAACAATTGGTGCCCAAATAGTTATTACAACGCCAATGTTATGTTGCACTGCATCATGATAGTACAGATTCATGATAAATTAATCAAACACCACAAAGATAAACTAATTAATTTGGTGGCATTCTTACAGTAAGGGAAGAATTCATGCCATGCATAGTTTGGAGCTCCTATAGCCATTATCATTTTTGTTGGTTCAACCAAGGGGTATATCTGTAAAACACGTGATTAGAAGGAAAAAGATGTGACAAAACAAAGAAAATCAGATAATAATATGAAATTGTTAAGTAATAAGCTGGTGTTTGGAAATGGATCAATTGTATACTTATATCCTTGATGCTTTTCCTTCATAGTATATAATTCACTTGATTGGCTAAATCCAGATACATAAATtcataatataatattttttgacATAGACAAGTTTTGACCACTAAATCTCTTGTTCTAATGTCacattaaagttaatttaatatgtACTTATTTGAAAAGCTTGagcatttaagaaaaaaaaacaattaatataTTTACATTCCTAATAGAAACATTAGAATCAAGTATGAAATTGTTTAGCTCTAAAGCATTATGGCTTCCTTCAGCACAATGTGTTTTCAGGAAAAAAATTACATTGAAGAATAGAACCTAAAAAAGAAGATAGTTGTTAATGTGTGTGAATCATGCATATATTTTTGGTTTTATTTAGCATGCATTTACTATATTACATAAGCATAATTTGTGTTAACTTTTAGCATTTGCATTCATTTTTCTTTTTAGTTTGTATGATTACGGTTTGCACTTTATATTGACTAGAAGTGGAGATTTTGATGTTGGAGCATACTTGGAGACGCGAAGCCTAAAAACCAACATTGCAGCATGATCCACAGCCATGGATCAACCAAGAAGTCAAGTTAACCATGGAGCATCAACCGGAGAAGGCAGTACGAATCACGACCAAGCCGTGGTAGCCTAGGGATGACAATGGTCTTGGGAATACAATAAAAGTTCCACATTAATCTAAttggatctaattggatcttattGGATTACTATTGAATCTAAAGTTATTGGAtaaatggttaatctaatatctATTTGGGTTTTTCAAATAAACCCAAAGTAAATGAAGCTCACATTATTAGATAATATCTTAGTAAATAAGATTTGACCACATTATTAGATAAAGTCTTATCAGATAAAACTTTGTCATGTTTTATTTGAGTCTTATTAGATAAGACTTGACAACGTCTTATAAAATCTTATTAGATAAGACTTGCTGCCAGGTGACAGATTTCACCTTTTGCAGAATTATTAGATAAGACTTATGGTTGTGAACATGTCTTATCTGATAAGAAAACCCTAGAAGTTAGGGTTTTATCTAAACTTATATATATGCATAGTAGCTAGCACTATAGGTAATATATTATGATTCTCCAATTGTGCTCGTGAGATGGGTGACAGTTGTGCTCGTGTGGATACCGTTGGAGGATTGTGCTGAGATCGACAAGACTCTAGATACGCAAAAGGGTTTTACGTATCAAACATTATTTCCAAACCAATGATGTAACATGGATTCGCATAGATCTCTGGTGGGTTTCTTTTCCACTGCATTAATTTTAATGCTTCATTTTGCTACGAAACCCAACAGATGGGACGGATTCCATATCTTCCATCcccatccccatccccatttattATATCCATCCTCATCCCCATCCCGATCCTCATCCCCATCGGGTATTCAACTTTCATCCCCATCCccattcctatcaaaggataagatATCTATACCCTACACAAATATCTTATTACCAGCTACAATTGCAtttgtttcttttatatatatatatatataatactttAATCTGGTATTCGGGTTGAGTATGAGTAGGATTCTACCAAACCCGCCTCCTGAGGAAATGGGAACTGGGGGAAACCCACATTGCCCACTTATTAGGGGCAAATTGTTCCTTATACCCCTAGGTTATTTTCCCTTTATAAGGAGTGCATCCAAGGATCATTCACGAGaaagaggaaaagagagagaggtgtggaagaaggagaggaagacaTCCAAGGCTGCAGAATTTGGTTTGTGAAATTGCGGAGAGCTTTTCGATTTTGTGATCGTTCTTCCGGATTACAGATATGTGGGAGATCATTGTAAGTGTTTAATTGTTTTGttcaattaatatataattcctacaatggtatcagagcattaggAATTATACTATATCCTTTGCGGTTTCTCATCGCTGAACACGCTGCAAATTTCACGAATGAGACTGTTCCGCCGGAAATCTCCCTGTGGCCGACGTTAGGTCGCTGCAAAGAAGTGTCGGCGACTACATCACGGCAGTAGGAGACCAACGACAGGGTCGCAGGTCAGCGATCGAGTCACCGCCGGTGTTAGCACTGCTGCTTGGCACGCACTGCACCAAAATTGCAACAAGGTCATGATTTCCATCAGAGCCGGGCTTGGGCCGCGGGGATATGCCGACGATGGCATTCCGTGGCCGGCAATGGCGTCTCGGCTAGCCGACGATGTGCTGGTGTCCGGGATGGGCAGAACAACCAACAACGACCTCGTCGGGTCAAGAGCGACTAGATTCCAGCATCGGATAAGACCGGCAACCCCCCACCCCCCAGTAGGCCGGAGATTGGCCTCCGTTGAGCGACCGTGTCTGTCGCAGTTGCGTGGAGGCAACGATTGAGGCGGCGTGGGTAGCGTGCAGCGAAGAAAGCGGCAAAAAAAAAAGGATACAATGATGACGAAGCACAGTGCTtcgtaagaatttttttttaacgttttttttctttctattgcatggataagttttattttaaaaaaacgtGAGCAGTGAGCTTCACGTGAAGAAAGgaaatttttttccttcttctattGAACAGTCTGATTCAAGCCAAATGGATTCAAACTAGATTGATCCAATTAGACCATTAGGTCTTGGTcaggtttaaatcattagttgatttaGCCGAATCAGTTTGATCCAAATTGGAATCGATTTGGGTTGATTTAATTGGGCTTAGACcagatatgatcaaatgaccagatttgttctaatgggtcaaatttgatcaaatggattagatttgttctaatgagtcgGACTTAATCAATGGGCATTGCTTTGATCAAACGaatctgagtttgatcaataagtctgaaattggttgaAATAGATTTAGATTAAACAATAACAAAACATAGGTACAgcaaatccctgtccaattagatcgGTTCTAATTGAGGACAATGGGCCAAACTTAAGATCTGGATTCCCGATCGTCCGGTCAAATAGATCAGTCGACTTAGGctcctgaaaatcaagaagatttgtttttcttgatttatcatgttaattctatgcttgtataaattgaattaaaccgGTTTTGTACTAGTTaatcggttttgtactgacttatttaatttcaatttttcagatgacacggacgattaccacattgactcgtcgcgaagtgcggcgAAACCAACTGGAAgaaattcaggagatagagtataactttgcttatggagtcgacgaaCACGTTAGACGGCTTAATgacctattttggaaacttgagcgagaagagtttccaatcttggacagttataggatctgggcttTGATGCTTTTATTGCCAGAGAATCCTAAGATCATATCAGACTATATATGGGGGCGTCAtgaaggacgcgtcacatattcagaATTGTGTGAGGATCCTGAAAAGCTTGAAGAGGACCTAGAAATGATCGAGGAAGATCCAGAAGAGTATCCGATTATGAATCCGATGGAGAATTCTGAAGTTGTCCCACCTGatattaccccaaatgagtccaggctgaaaGGGATAATATTggtcactgcactagtgtctatcctagtgggagtggtggtAGCCTATTTAGTTTATTAGAATTCTATTACTGTTATTGTCGTTATGTATGAAAAAtattagtccatttcattcatgttagtttgttatatgttaacaatgtgtataacatatttatattaatgatatgttcattcatatgttTGTTTATGCTGTTTACactacatgatgcatgatactcttTGATTAGTTCATTATAAGTATAATAAATAATGATTAGTTTATTagttgggatgtgtgtaatagaattgatcaatattgatttgattggtcatacgaatgatgagtgaaaacgtagttaaaacttgattttgtaaactaactcaagTTAATATTGAATCGATCATAAATTACatacatatgaattacactgaatactaaataatgtgtttatttatgatagattatggaaACCAAAAACATTATAGCTAAACTCAACAAGagtgaaaaacttaatggagaTAACTATAAGATTTGACACCTCATAATACAGTATGTACTTGAAGAATAAGAAGTTCTGGAGgatgtaaatcaggttatggtagaACCTATAGATGGTCCCACTATACAGCCAGATGaaatcttgatgcctataaggcatggaagaaaaaggactccactgcaaagggcatattgattagttcaatgatagatgacctagcttttgagtatgagtcatatctttcggctcatgcagtctgggtagcctttaaggagaaatacagtggagtaagtctgagcaagcttcgacagctgacgatcaagtttgacagctacaagaagcgtctgaatgtgtcaatggttcaacacctcaggcagatgtcgaacatgatttgggagcttaaaactactggtcatgagttgaccatgaataacaggttcaagcagttattcgttcccttccagattcttgggagaccatgaagcagaccctaactcatagtgagagtatcaagactttcactgacgtctcacaccatgtagaattggagacgAAGAGAGTTGAATCTGTAAGGATTTCTGGATTAGCCTATATGGCTGTCGGTTctgttggatcatctggatccatgaaaaaaaatggttcaagaaagggagggaaagaagaaagaagctgcTACTGTAGGACAGAGCTCAATCAAGAAGATAGGAAAGAATacaggaaagaaacctaaaaacaagttgacttgcttTAGCTGCAGGaagaagggtcacttcgctcgggagtgcaatgagccgaaaaaggtaaatccatgtGTGTCTTCTTTTTCTGAGCATTTTGTGGCTAGCTCAGTGTTGTTAACTGATTCTTATCTtttatggattatagattcgggagcaaccaaccatgtagctcgggaacgagttacatttgttgagt
Coding sequences within it:
- the LOC122015104 gene encoding callose synthase 7-like isoform X2, which translates into the protein MASIGKQPATGGGETSGGPKMGRTLSRKMTRIQTTHDVQQEEDAPAPPAPADSELVPASLASIVPILRVANEIEQDNPRVAYLCRFHAFEKAHNLDPTSSMRGVRQFKTYLLRRLERDEAETRPQLARNDPKEIQKYYQRYYETYIKEGAAKIKPADMAKHYQILSVLHDVLKTVVPPERVEDEIKRYAKEVERKKGHFAQFNILPLHVSGASEIMELPEIRAALSALRKVDNLPRPRLQSTANSQNLTNNTLVHNDGDHSIHDLLDWLGIVFRFQKGNVANQREHLVLLLANIDIRKRTQDDYALLDSTTVSKLAKQVFKNYRSWCDYLHCPCNIKPSSFEASGIVHEDAQQRELLYIGLYFLIWGEASNIRFMPECLCYIFHHMANELDGILNSNVHSVTGAFFEPIYQGEEESFLQNIVTPIYKVLVKEVQRSRHGSVSHSRWRNYDDLNEYFWSKECFHDLGWPINPQAHFFMHPKATKSEHDQNITGRRRLKTNFVEVRTFWHLFRSFERMWTFFILAFQAMLIIAWSPSGSLTAFFDPDVFRRVLSIFITAAFLNFFQATLDIILSWKAWGSKQYTQILRYLLKFAVATAWIIILSASYSGSIENPTGLIKLFSNWAGNWRNQSLYTYAIIIYMLPNIFSALLFLLPPLRRSVELSNSRVFILLMWWAQPKLYVGRGMHEDMLSLLKYTLFWILLLISKLAFSYYVEIYPLVEPTKMIMAIGAPNYAWHEFFPYLQHNIGVVITIWAPIVLVYFMDTQIWYAIFSTIFGGIHGAFSHLGEIRTLGMLRSRFETVPSVFTENLMPTPNEKNSKDQMERMNIAKFSHIWNEFISSLREEDLISNRERDLLLVPYSFGGISVVQWPPFLLASKIPIALDMAKDFKKKDDKELINKIKHDKHMISAVIECYETLRDILKELLIDEHEKRFIDNICKAVELSITTEHNFLVKFRMSELPLLSAKLAKLLNLLKGDNEDVESYESQIVTVLQDIMEIITQDVMTSGHGTSSVENRPKFSNLNLNLMEDASWKEKVDRLHLLLTIKESAIDVPINLDARRRITFFANSLFMDLPPTPKVRNMLSFSVLTPYYKEDVLYSEEELKKENEDGISTLFYLQKIYPDEWKNFLERVKFDNSDNMDELRHWVSYRGQTLARTVRGMMYYRRALRLQCFLDTAKDRDILGGFRTYSPDENNQDHILARALAIADMKFTYVVSCQVYGLQKKSTEARDRSCYTNILNLMLNHHSLRVAYIDEAEETVDNKTQKCYYSVLVKGGDKFDEEIYRIKLPGKPTDIGEGKPENQNHAIIFTRGEALQTIDMNQDNYLEEAFKIRNVLGEFLRPKYQKHPPTILGLREHIFTGSVSSLAWFMSNQETSFVTIGQRILANPLKVRFHYGHPDIFDRIFHLTRGGISKASKIINLSEDIFSGFNSTLRGGNVTHHEYMQVGKGRDVGLNQISIFEAKVSKGNGEQTLSRDVYRLGRRFDFYRMLSFYFTTVGFYFSSMITVLTVYVFLYGRLYLVMSGLEKSILEDPRIQQNNKPLENALASQSVFQLGLLLVLPMVMEVGLEKGFRTAIGEFIIMQLQLASVFFTFQLGTKAHYFGRTILHGGAKYSATGRGFVVFHAKFADNYRMYSRSHFVKGLELMILLVVYEVYGHSYRSSSLYLFVTMSMWFLVVSWLFAPFIFNPSGFEWQKTVDDWTDWKKWMGNRGGIGIAVDRSWESWWETEHEHLKSTSIRGRMLEIILALRFLIFQYGIVYHLNIAHNSRSVLVYGLSWLVMLTVLLVLKMVSMGRRGFGTDFQLMFRILKGLLFLGFVSVMTVLFVVCNLTLSDVFAALLGFMPTGWSILLIGQACRPLVRRLGFWDSIKELGRAYEYIMGMVIFVPIVVLSWFPFVSEFQTRLLFNQAFSRGLQISMILAGRKDSNMYGS